From a region of the Apis mellifera strain DH4 linkage group LG2, Amel_HAv3.1, whole genome shotgun sequence genome:
- the LOC551689 gene encoding nucleolar protein 6 has product MLNEIKVKEKYKRLFDIWFKNFKKNIESIKETEEYKISELKNKLNMHIPMPKVPEETKGIFKFLKPSDIAIIGSYMFDAAISPNITVDIMIEMPAKMFQKQDYQNYRYMKKKAIYLAFIAFNITDDIAKSKTFMNDNLRPFLKIIPNGKLGTKMNVFIHISAQEGSFKLSRLLPEKNNVRSEWFFNEEKITEDLLPTPHYNSIILHDLTMKIHAENMKIIKEYPNLRDGIILLKIWLIQRGLSKGCTAFNGYVITMFILYLLSIKKLNTFMSSYQIIRNVWNYLVQVDWCESGITMNQNEDSKNRIFSYHKYYDCVFLDSTGYYNITTHIFKSTYKWIQKEAQLSLNHLDSAHANSFQSLFMRKVPFYMAFDHFIWFEDPQILKNIVNINSSNKDKLNYGPNYRTQIIKILYNIFEKGLTNRVHQICVLPKEISEWEFTEDNYDNIGKIFFGLELNPEHCFNIVTKGPEANLPEAIEFQKFWNKKSELRRFQDGTIREAVIWSKGKTLSGKRIICKKIINFLLTKKLGFPKNKFTYIADQVEELIKLQKVKITHFVYGTGEEAALKAINVFNRFEKDLMSLTDIPLSIHGVQGSSAVFRYTDVFPPLATVYRPTKQFKKIKNCLILSKNVTIAPRYVSPLEVNLQLSTSGKWPDELEAFRKTKAAFHIQIAECLRKQFMLKTNANFSHIDVYKDGFVFRLRISHQKEISCLKQQVTENGVIQYKDNEESIELENTLFELPKLTSALHGLHTQQPSFGATCCLTKRWLSAQLLDDSHIPDIVVELLVASIYLIPTPYRSSQTPQVKFLRVLEMFARGHWNTDPIIVNFNNEMSKEDIIAVETLFGSSRNSLPPLFISTPYDQQRSLWTKKAPSILVLNRITMLAKQCIKLYEIQFFTKVLLDFKPLFRPPLTEYDCLIYLKSHMIPRRLQAVDINDAHPIIEWHPYKRHSAQKIPVVGFDPVQYFLKDLRNGYDEFALFFHDTYGGNVIGVLLKPSALEIKDFKISNINGRKCNNNNQLVLNISAMIQDFYTLGKDLVEAIDMQSKKFSLT; this is encoded by the exons atgttaaatgaaattaaagttaaagaaaaatataaacgttTATTTGACATttggtttaaaaattttaagaaaaatattgaatccaTAAAGGAAACAGAagaatataaa ATTTCAGAATTgaagaacaaattaaatatgcaTATTCCAATGCCAAAGGTACCAGAGGAAAcaaaaggaatatttaaatttcttaagcCATCGGATATTGCTATTATAGGATCTTATATGTTTGATGCTGCGATTAGTCCAAATATCACTGTAGATATAATGATTGAAATGCCAGccaaaatgtttcaaaaacaagactatcaaaattatagatacatgaaaaaaaaagcaatatatTTGGCATTCATAGCATTTAATATTACTGATGATATTGCTAAAAGCAAAACATTtatgaatgataatttaagaccatttttaaaaattataccaaATGGAAAATTAGGCACTAAAATGaatgtatttatacatatatcagcTCAAGAAGgaagttttaaattaagtaGATTATTaccagaaaaaaataatgttagatCTGAATGGttttttaatgaagaaaaaa TTACAGAAGATTTACTTCCAACACcacattataattctattattcttcATGATTTAACTATGAAAATACATgcagaaaatatgaaaataataaaagaatacccAAATTTAAGAGATggcattattttattgaagatATGGTTGATTCAACGTGGATTATCAAAAGGTTGTACAGCTTTTAATGGATATGTAATAACAatgtttattttgtatttattatccataaaaaagttaaatacatttatgagtagttatcaaataataagGAATGTATGGAATTATTTag tacaAGTTGATTGGTGTGAATCTGGAATAACTATGAATCAAAATGAAGAtagtaaaaatagaatttttagctatcataaatattatgactGTGTATTTTTGGATAGCACtggttattataatatcactacacatatatttaaatctacaTATAAATGGATACAAAAAGAAGCACAACTTTCTTTAAATCATTTGGACAGTGCACATGCAAATAGTTTTCAATCACTTTTTATGAGAAAAGTACCATTTTATATGGCATTTGATCATTTTATAtg GTTTGAGGAtccacaaatattaaaaaatatagtaaatattaattcaagtaATAAAGATAAGTTAAATTATGGTCCAAATTATCGAacccaaataataaaaatactttataatatttttgaaaaaggatTGACAAATAGAGTTCATCAAATTTGTGTTTTACCGAAAGAAATTTCAGAGTGGGAATTTACAGAGGATAATTACGATAATATtgggaagattttttttggattGGAATTAAATCCAGAACActgttttaatattgttactaAAGGCCCTGAAGCAAATTTACCAGAA gcaattgaattccaaaaattttggaaCAAAAAGTCAGAATTACGACGATTTCAAGATGGAACTATTCGAGAAGCAGTAATTTGGTCAAAAGGCAAAACGTTATcaggaaaaagaataatatgtaaaaaaattataaattttttattaacaaaaaaattaggttttcctaaaaataaatttacatacattGCTGATCAAGTAGAGGAActtataaaattgcaaaag gTCAAAATAACGCATTTTGTTTATGGAACGGGGGAAGAAGCAGCTCTAAAagcaataaatgtatttaatcgttttgaaaaagatttaatgtCTCTTACAGACATTCCCCTATCAATACATGGGGTTCAAGGATCTAGCGCGGTTTTTAGATATACGGATGTTTTTCCACCACTTGCAACAGTTTATCGGCCTactaaacaatttaaaaaaattaaaaattgtttaatattgtcTAAAAATGTAACAATAGCACCTAGATATGTTAGTCCACTTGAAGTGAACTTGCAATTATCAACTAGTGGAAAATGGCCAGATGAATTGGAAGCttttagaaaaacaaaagCTGCTTTTCATATACAAATAGCAGAATGTCTTAGAAaacaatttatgttaaaaacaaatgcaaatttttcgcATATCGATGTATATaag GATGGATTTGTATTTCGATTAAGAATATCAcatcaaaaagaaattagttGCTTGAAACAACAAGTAACTGAAAACGGAGTTATccaatataaagataatgaagaatcaatagaattagaaaatacattatttgaaTTACCAAAGCTAACTAGTGCTTTGCATGG ATTACATACTCAACAACCATCCTTTGGAGCGACTTGTTGTTTAACGAAACGTTGGTTATCTGCTCAGTTATTGGATGATTCTCACATACCAGATATAGTAGTTGAATTACTTGTagcttcaatttatttaattcctaCTCCATATAGATCTTCTCAAACACctcaagtaaaatttttaagagtcTTAGAAATGTTTGCTAGAGGTCATTGGAATACAGATcctattattgtaaatttcaataatgaaatgtCTA aagAAGATATAATAGCAGTGGAAACTCTTTTTGGATCATCTCGTAATTCTTTACCaccattatttatttctactcCTTATGATCAACAAAGATCATTGTGGACTAAAAAAGCACCATCTATTTTAGTCTTAAATCGTATTACAATGCTAGCTAAACAATGTATAAAGttatatgaaattcaattttttacaaaagttcttttagattttaaaccATTATTTAGGCCACCACTTACAGAATATGattgtttgatatatttaaaatcacatATGATTCCTAGAAGACTACAAGCAGTTGATATCAATGATGCACATCCTATTATTGAATGGCATCCATATAAGCGACATTCAGCTCAAAAGATTCCAGTTGTAGGATTTGATCctgtgcaatattttttaaaagatcttAGA aatggaTATGATGAATTTGCcttattttttcatgataCATATGGTGGTAATGTAATTGGAGTTTTATTAAAACCTTCTGCATTAGAAATTAAGGACTTtaagatatcaaatattaatggccgaaaatgtaataacaataatcaattagttttaaatatttcggcAATGATTCAAGACTTTTATACTCTTGGAAAGGATCTCGTAGAAGCTATAGATAtgcaatcaaaaaaattttctttaacttaa
- the LOC725589 gene encoding centrosomal protein of 120 kDa isoform X2, which translates to MGEELANSDVRVVLNIKEGKGFEQILLPTLIVATLNGHSLETEIIEPNPNPEYDHDLVWEVDKNKLRKMRSGQVPLKLECFAVKSNDNKEKLGYLLLSLRSAQVFTKWSANNIKPNWHKLLGLKNEFKIHKPELLLGLSIHDLENTTGNAQLENYSEIDCHRNPAGDFGKYICGIQTISNEYDNVNKHIIDYNFIKDQPVNAICSHSVDTFLCQPNFDNYSKSVEAYHSYYLNILLEAIKAKSSKLAVPNMEIRFHHPKTGVTSTFHLKLSFSLGEKVKLQDIGCKFQFISAVDEIKQLLLSFPPKISIYKIEGNTKTCISQLKINAKELFCPNKPECQYDIPLYDMEHNNIGNLDVILNLEDHGPYYRIKRVVPNENLGPPIFDDTLAYKIVDELETWKERQMEIFKVELKRKEDRHLNLLSQEWQKHRENLETKLACSVEQCKMLANSLNNATEDLRTRRLKSLEKESRLIKANEDLQWRYEMKLRELKESSQIVQEELMAKINILEKRKTALEVQEEQLSIENERLQSLVAKQSEELENYQKGSLTQDQTANLLQELKTLEEKLQNAQENKSFFKEQWAKAVREIHRIKMEHQQAIQIQIKNSKEELQNLDLEEILCADTTALTNDQILLNEIQKEIDVIKPKAYFIEKDAYSQVFTPNSISSKISQNINKSTLKKSEEQNERLQALLEERDSLLKTGSYTIDDTIITKLNNEIRSLMMK; encoded by the exons aTGGGGGAGGAATTGGCAAATTCTGATGTTCGagttgtattaaatataaaagaag GCAAAGGTTTTGAGCAAATCTTACTACCTACATTAATTGTTGCAACATTAAATGGACATTCTTTAGAAACTGAAATAATAGAACCAAATCCAAATCCTGAATATGATCATGATTTGGTTTGGGaagtagataaaaataaattacgaaa gatGAGATCAGGGCAAGttccattaaaattagaatgttTTGCTGTTAAAAGCAAtgataacaaagaaaaattaggatATCTTTTACTTAGTTTAAGATCAGCCCAGGTTTTTACTAAATGGAGtgctaataatataaaacctAATTGGCATAAATTATTaggtttgaaaaatgaattcaaaataCATAAACCTGAGTTACTTCTTGGTTTAAGTATTCATGATCTGGAAAATACCACAGGAAATGCTCAATTAgag aattatagTGAAATAGATTGTCATAGAAATCCTGCTGgtgattttggaaaatatatttgtggaaTTCAAActatttcaaatgaatatgataatgtaaataaacacattatagattataattttataaaggatCAACCGGTTAATGCTATTTGTTCACATTCAGTTGATACATTCCTATGTCAAcctaattttgataattattctaaaagtGTAGAAGCTtatcattcttattatttgaatattttattagaagcaATTAAAGCAAAATCTTCGAAATTAGCAGTACCAAATATGGAAATTCg gTTTCATCATCCAAAAACTGGAGTTACATcaacatttcatttaaaattatccttttctttaggagaaaaagtaaaattacaagatataggatgcaaatttcaatttatatcggcagtagatgaaataaaacaattattattatcttttccaCCAAAAATtagcatatataaaatagaaggaAATACTAAGACTTGTATATCCCAACttaaaattaatgcaaaagaattattttgtcCAAATaag CCTGAGTGCCAATATGATATACCATTGTATGATATGGAACATAATAACATTGGTAATTTagatgttatattaaatttagaagatCATGGTccatattatagaattaaaagagTTGTTCCTA aTGAAAATTTAGGCCCACCAATCTTTGATGATACTTTAGCATATAAAATAGTAGATGAATTAGAGACTTGGAAAGAACgacaaatggaaatatttaaagttgag ttaaaaagaaaggaagatcgtcatttaaatttattaagtcaAGAATGGCAAAAACAtagagaaaatttagaaacaaaaCTCGCATGCAGTGTTGAACAATGTAAAATGCTAGCAAATAGTTTGAATAATGCTACAGAAGATTTAAGAACGCGAAGATTAAAAAGTCTTGAGAAAGAAAGTAGACTAATTAAAGCAAATGAAGATTTACAATGgagatatgaaatgaaattacgaGAACTTAAAGAATCATCTCAAATAGTTCAAGAAGAACTTATGGCAAAG ataaatattcttgaaaaaagaaaaacagctTTAGAAGTACAAGAAGAACAATTaagtattgaaaatgaaagattacAATCACTTGTAGCAAAACAATctgaagaattagaaaattatcaaaaaggcTCTTTAACCCAAGATCAAACGGcaaatttattacaagaattaaaaacacttgaagaaaaattgcaaaatgcaCAAgagaataaatctttttttaaagaacagTGGGCAAAAGCAGTTCGTGAAATACATCGTATAAAAATGGAACATCAACAAgctattcaaattcaaattaaaaatagtaaagaagaattacaaaatttaga cctAGAAGAGATATTGTGTGCAGATACTACTGCTTTGACAaatgatcaaatattattaaatgagattcaaaaagaaatcgatgtaATCAAGCCAAAagcatattttattgaaaaagatgCTTATTCTCAAGTATTTACACCAAATTCTATAAGTTCCAAAATTTcgcaaaatattaacaaaagtacattaaaaaaatcagaagAACAAAATGAACGATTGCAAGCATTACTTGAAGAACGtgattctcttttaaaaacGGGGAGTTACACAATTGACGATacaattattacgaaattaaataatgaaatcagatctttaatgatgaaatga
- the LOC725589 gene encoding centrosomal protein of 120 kDa isoform X1, with product MGEELANSDVRVVLNIKEGKGFEQILLPTLIVATLNGHSLETEIIEPNPNPEYDHDLVWEVDKNKLRKMRSGQVPLKLECFAVKSNDNKEKLGYLLLSLRSAQVFTKWSANNIKPNWHKLLGLKNEFKIHKPELLLGLSIHDLENTTGNAQLELKNLKECQQTNVQLNKVTPILLRDERLIQLGPLNICHELFLMNITAISAMHVDSLLPMKYYTDMKNNLYFWCKILENDVYFNQAKKEYGDLWALNEKIVIRIRSSLKIFKEYLQLKPFLFIYLKYKDNIIGQSEINLQSLIPTDNIEEFLKITENSSSILNQRCYLCKTNFVENNEIEKICKNPYLDLQLKLQYVGKTNVGMDVSNAMINDLIIPLSKDINNLKQNYSEIDCHRNPAGDFGKYICGIQTISNEYDNVNKHIIDYNFIKDQPVNAICSHSVDTFLCQPNFDNYSKSVEAYHSYYLNILLEAIKAKSSKLAVPNMEIRFHHPKTGVTSTFHLKLSFSLGEKVKLQDIGCKFQFISAVDEIKQLLLSFPPKISIYKIEGNTKTCISQLKINAKELFCPNKPECQYDIPLYDMEHNNIGNLDVILNLEDHGPYYRIKRVVPNENLGPPIFDDTLAYKIVDELETWKERQMEIFKVELKRKEDRHLNLLSQEWQKHRENLETKLACSVEQCKMLANSLNNATEDLRTRRLKSLEKESRLIKANEDLQWRYEMKLRELKESSQIVQEELMAKINILEKRKTALEVQEEQLSIENERLQSLVAKQSEELENYQKGSLTQDQTANLLQELKTLEEKLQNAQENKSFFKEQWAKAVREIHRIKMEHQQAIQIQIKNSKEELQNLDLEEILCADTTALTNDQILLNEIQKEIDVIKPKAYFIEKDAYSQVFTPNSISSKISQNINKSTLKKSEEQNERLQALLEERDSLLKTGSYTIDDTIITKLNNEIRSLMMK from the exons aTGGGGGAGGAATTGGCAAATTCTGATGTTCGagttgtattaaatataaaagaag GCAAAGGTTTTGAGCAAATCTTACTACCTACATTAATTGTTGCAACATTAAATGGACATTCTTTAGAAACTGAAATAATAGAACCAAATCCAAATCCTGAATATGATCATGATTTGGTTTGGGaagtagataaaaataaattacgaaa gatGAGATCAGGGCAAGttccattaaaattagaatgttTTGCTGTTAAAAGCAAtgataacaaagaaaaattaggatATCTTTTACTTAGTTTAAGATCAGCCCAGGTTTTTACTAAATGGAGtgctaataatataaaacctAATTGGCATAAATTATTaggtttgaaaaatgaattcaaaataCATAAACCTGAGTTACTTCTTGGTTTAAGTATTCATGATCTGGAAAATACCACAGGAAATGCTCAATTAgag ttaaaaaacttaaaagaaTGTCAACAAACAAATGTTCAACTTAATAAAGTAACACCAATTTTACTTCGCGATGAACGTCTTATACAATTAGGtccattaaatatttgtcatgaattatttttaatgaatattactgCTATATCTGCAATGCATGTAGATTCATTATTaccaatgaaatattatacagatatgaaaaataatttgtatttttggtgtaaaatattagaaaatgatgTATACTTTAATCAAGCAAAAAAGGAATATGGAGATCTTTGGGcacttaatgaaaaaattgtaataaggaTCAGaagttcattaaaaattttcaaagaatatttacaattaaaaccatttctgtttatatatttaaaatataaagataatataataggtcaatcagaaataaatttgcaatcaTTAATTCCTACTGataatattgaagaatttcttaaaatcaCTGAAAATAGTAGTAGTATTTTAAATCAACGATGTTACTtatgtaaaacaaattttgttgaaaataatgaaatagaaaaaatatgtaaaaatccaTACCTTGATTTAcagttaaaattacaatatgtaGGTAAAACAAATGTAGGAATGGATGTTTCTAATGCaatgattaatgatttaatcatTCCTTTATCTAAggatataaataacttaaaacaa aattatagTGAAATAGATTGTCATAGAAATCCTGCTGgtgattttggaaaatatatttgtggaaTTCAAActatttcaaatgaatatgataatgtaaataaacacattatagattataattttataaaggatCAACCGGTTAATGCTATTTGTTCACATTCAGTTGATACATTCCTATGTCAAcctaattttgataattattctaaaagtGTAGAAGCTtatcattcttattatttgaatattttattagaagcaATTAAAGCAAAATCTTCGAAATTAGCAGTACCAAATATGGAAATTCg gTTTCATCATCCAAAAACTGGAGTTACATcaacatttcatttaaaattatccttttctttaggagaaaaagtaaaattacaagatataggatgcaaatttcaatttatatcggcagtagatgaaataaaacaattattattatcttttccaCCAAAAATtagcatatataaaatagaaggaAATACTAAGACTTGTATATCCCAACttaaaattaatgcaaaagaattattttgtcCAAATaag CCTGAGTGCCAATATGATATACCATTGTATGATATGGAACATAATAACATTGGTAATTTagatgttatattaaatttagaagatCATGGTccatattatagaattaaaagagTTGTTCCTA aTGAAAATTTAGGCCCACCAATCTTTGATGATACTTTAGCATATAAAATAGTAGATGAATTAGAGACTTGGAAAGAACgacaaatggaaatatttaaagttgag ttaaaaagaaaggaagatcgtcatttaaatttattaagtcaAGAATGGCAAAAACAtagagaaaatttagaaacaaaaCTCGCATGCAGTGTTGAACAATGTAAAATGCTAGCAAATAGTTTGAATAATGCTACAGAAGATTTAAGAACGCGAAGATTAAAAAGTCTTGAGAAAGAAAGTAGACTAATTAAAGCAAATGAAGATTTACAATGgagatatgaaatgaaattacgaGAACTTAAAGAATCATCTCAAATAGTTCAAGAAGAACTTATGGCAAAG ataaatattcttgaaaaaagaaaaacagctTTAGAAGTACAAGAAGAACAATTaagtattgaaaatgaaagattacAATCACTTGTAGCAAAACAATctgaagaattagaaaattatcaaaaaggcTCTTTAACCCAAGATCAAACGGcaaatttattacaagaattaaaaacacttgaagaaaaattgcaaaatgcaCAAgagaataaatctttttttaaagaacagTGGGCAAAAGCAGTTCGTGAAATACATCGTATAAAAATGGAACATCAACAAgctattcaaattcaaattaaaaatagtaaagaagaattacaaaatttaga cctAGAAGAGATATTGTGTGCAGATACTACTGCTTTGACAaatgatcaaatattattaaatgagattcaaaaagaaatcgatgtaATCAAGCCAAAagcatattttattgaaaaagatgCTTATTCTCAAGTATTTACACCAAATTCTATAAGTTCCAAAATTTcgcaaaatattaacaaaagtacattaaaaaaatcagaagAACAAAATGAACGATTGCAAGCATTACTTGAAGAACGtgattctcttttaaaaacGGGGAGTTACACAATTGACGATacaattattacgaaattaaataatgaaatcagatctttaatgatgaaatga